The proteins below come from a single Candidatus Binatia bacterium genomic window:
- a CDS encoding cytochrome P450 produces the protein MDDRLPTLAELELTVLDPYPDWKARREAGPVEIKQVMGLPNAKAFTRDACEAVLKDEAAFSARVNQESMGPYMGTVLLGMDGPEHTVYRNLVSHAFRRSALERWESELIEPTIGELLDAIVPDGRADLVRAVTSRYPLKVITSLMGVPVEDVDRFQSWAEDVSSGPLNPERGLASSKAMRDYLTPIVEERKRNPKDDLVTDIVTAEVAGERLSDEHIYGFLRLLLPAGAETTYRVFGNTLFALLSDQSALERVRTDRSLVPRAIEETLRWQTSVTLVSRVAKQDTKVAGCPIAAGTVVSMMVGASNRDEQHFEEPDEWNLDRPEQPGHLSFGWGRHLCLGMHLARLELLVGVNAVLDRLPNLRFDPGAPPAEIRGHAFRGPVTLPVLFDPS, from the coding sequence ATGGACGATCGACTGCCCACGCTGGCCGAACTCGAGCTGACGGTGCTCGACCCCTACCCGGATTGGAAGGCCCGCAGGGAGGCCGGGCCGGTCGAGATCAAGCAGGTGATGGGGCTTCCAAACGCGAAGGCCTTCACGCGAGACGCGTGCGAGGCCGTGCTGAAGGATGAAGCCGCCTTCTCGGCGAGGGTGAATCAGGAGAGCATGGGCCCGTACATGGGGACGGTCCTTCTCGGGATGGATGGCCCCGAGCACACCGTGTACCGGAACCTCGTCTCGCACGCGTTCCGACGCTCGGCCCTCGAGCGATGGGAGTCGGAGCTCATCGAGCCGACGATCGGGGAGCTCCTCGATGCGATCGTCCCGGACGGCCGCGCGGACCTCGTTCGTGCTGTCACGAGCCGCTATCCGCTCAAAGTGATCACGAGCCTCATGGGCGTACCCGTCGAGGATGTGGATCGCTTCCAATCGTGGGCGGAAGACGTGAGCAGTGGCCCGCTCAACCCCGAACGCGGACTCGCGTCCTCCAAGGCGATGCGCGACTACCTCACGCCCATCGTCGAGGAACGAAAGCGGAATCCGAAGGACGACCTGGTGACCGACATCGTGACCGCCGAGGTCGCCGGCGAGCGTCTCTCCGACGAGCACATCTACGGGTTTCTCCGACTTCTGTTGCCGGCCGGAGCGGAGACGACGTACCGGGTCTTCGGCAACACGCTCTTCGCACTGCTCTCTGATCAGAGCGCGCTCGAACGCGTTCGCACCGACCGCTCGCTCGTGCCTCGGGCGATCGAGGAGACGCTTCGATGGCAGACGTCGGTGACGTTGGTGTCTCGCGTGGCAAAGCAGGACACTAAAGTCGCCGGGTGCCCGATCGCCGCGGGGACGGTGGTATCGATGATGGTCGGCGCGTCGAACCGCGACGAGCAACATTTCGAGGAACCGGACGAGTGGAATCTCGATCGTCCCGAACAGCCGGGGCACCTGTCGTTCGGATGGGGACGCCACCTGTGCCTCGGGATGCATCTGGCGCGTCTCGAGTTGTTGGTCGGGGTGAACGCCGTGCTCGACCGATTGCCGAATCTGCGGTTCGATCCCGGTGCACCGCCAGCCGAGATCCGTGGTCATGCGTTTCGCGGGCCGGTCACGTTGCCGGTCCTCTTCGACCCGTCCTGA